The following are encoded together in the Notolabrus celidotus isolate fNotCel1 chromosome 9, fNotCel1.pri, whole genome shotgun sequence genome:
- the LOC117819232 gene encoding tryptase gamma-like isoform X4 — translation MQKANTTLGTGCDSDMSECGRVIEGHDYQDYWPWHAVITHDGGRQCSGSLISSDLVLTNSDCGFDAEFTTTVSLGRRNTSDFVEFWTVQSRLCYDSTGVESGFENALACVLTLSVPVNFTDSIYPVCLAAPDSTLRTGMESWVPSGSPSGGNVEVQVVGNNECRSSIPGLTEHEICAGPIQSMGSDELLDECQDGSGGALVTRMNSTWIQIGIASSSQSCPRHKTHNLYNPVSRVTLFAHNYVGQGKHEWL, via the exons AATGTGGCAGAGTGATTGAAGGGCACGATTATCAAGACTATTGGCCTTGGCACGCCGTTATTACCCATGATGGAGGCCGCCAGTGCTCAGGGTCCCTAATTTCCAGTGACTTAGTGCTGACAAATTCCGACTGTGGATTTGA TGCCGAATTCACCACAACTGTGTCTCTGGGACGCAGGAACACGAGTGACTTCGTGGAATTTTGGACAGTTCAATCAAGACTTTGCTATGATTCTACCGGGGTGGAGAGTGGTTTTGAGAATGCACTTGCATGTGTTCTAACTCTGTCAGTGCCTGTGAATTTTACGGACTCCATATATCCAGTCTGCTTAGCAGCACCAGACAGCACTCTCCGCACCGGGATGGAAAGCTGGGTCCCAAGCG GTTCACCTTCTGGAGGCAATGTGGAAGTACAGGTAGTTGGAAACAATGAGTGCAGGAGCTCAATTCCTGGACTTACAGAGCATGAGATATGTGCTGGACCAATACAGAGCATGGGATCGGATGAACTACTGGATGAATGTCAG GATGGTTCAGGAGGGGCACTGGTGACCCGTATGAATTCTACTTGGATCCAAATTGGCATTGCGTCATCTAGTCAAAGCTGCCCCCGACATAAAACTCATAACCTCTACAACCCTGTGTCCAGAGTCACACTGTTTGCGCACAATTATGTAGGGCAAGGTAAACACGAGTGGCTTTAG
- the LOC117819232 gene encoding tryptase gamma-like isoform X3 codes for MALYTFLCSVAMLIILSPNGCDSDMSECGRVIEGHDYQDYWPWHAVITHDGGRQCSGSLISSDLVLTNSDCGFDAEFTTTVSLGRRNTSDFVEFWTVQSRLCYDSTGVESGFENALACVLTLSVPVNFTDSIYPVCLAAPDSTLRTGMESWVPSGSPSGGNVEVQVVGNNECRSSIPGLTEHEICAGPIQSMGSDELLDECQDGSGGALVTRMNSTWIQIGIASSSQSCPRHKTHNLYNPVSRVTLFAHNYVGQGKHEWL; via the exons AATGTGGCAGAGTGATTGAAGGGCACGATTATCAAGACTATTGGCCTTGGCACGCCGTTATTACCCATGATGGAGGCCGCCAGTGCTCAGGGTCCCTAATTTCCAGTGACTTAGTGCTGACAAATTCCGACTGTGGATTTGA TGCCGAATTCACCACAACTGTGTCTCTGGGACGCAGGAACACGAGTGACTTCGTGGAATTTTGGACAGTTCAATCAAGACTTTGCTATGATTCTACCGGGGTGGAGAGTGGTTTTGAGAATGCACTTGCATGTGTTCTAACTCTGTCAGTGCCTGTGAATTTTACGGACTCCATATATCCAGTCTGCTTAGCAGCACCAGACAGCACTCTCCGCACCGGGATGGAAAGCTGGGTCCCAAGCG GTTCACCTTCTGGAGGCAATGTGGAAGTACAGGTAGTTGGAAACAATGAGTGCAGGAGCTCAATTCCTGGACTTACAGAGCATGAGATATGTGCTGGACCAATACAGAGCATGGGATCGGATGAACTACTGGATGAATGTCAG GATGGTTCAGGAGGGGCACTGGTGACCCGTATGAATTCTACTTGGATCCAAATTGGCATTGCGTCATCTAGTCAAAGCTGCCCCCGACATAAAACTCATAACCTCTACAACCCTGTGTCCAGAGTCACACTGTTTGCGCACAATTATGTAGGGCAAGGTAAACACGAGTGGCTTTAG